In the Atribacterota bacterium genome, one interval contains:
- a CDS encoding SDR family oxidoreductase — MRLKEKVTIVTGAAKGIGRAIAEGFAREGANVVINDILEEPCQKVAKEIGEKYGVKTLAVPGDVSVRSTAVKIKEETLRTFGTIDVLVNNAGIMISGLVLDYREEDWDKIFAVNAKSVFLMCQEIGKVMVEKGYGKIINVASIGAKDGAVAQAAYAATKAAVMNFSRALSKEFAPYNVNVNSICPGIVETELGQVNLADPEKRKKFIAMTPKGRISVPEDLAGIAIFLASDESDFIVGQAINIDGGILYY; from the coding sequence ATGCGCTTGAAGGAGAAAGTAACCATTGTGACTGGTGCAGCAAAAGGAATTGGTCGAGCCATTGCTGAGGGTTTTGCTCGAGAGGGCGCAAATGTGGTGATTAACGACATTCTGGAGGAGCCGTGCCAGAAAGTAGCGAAGGAAATTGGTGAAAAGTATGGAGTGAAAACACTGGCTGTGCCGGGGGATGTGAGTGTACGGAGTACCGCAGTAAAAATTAAGGAAGAGACCCTTAGAACATTTGGAACCATTGATGTTCTGGTTAATAATGCCGGCATTATGATTTCTGGTTTGGTGCTCGATTATAGAGAAGAGGATTGGGATAAAATTTTTGCGGTCAATGCAAAAAGCGTCTTTTTGATGTGCCAGGAAATTGGAAAAGTAATGGTGGAGAAAGGTTATGGGAAAATTATCAATGTGGCTTCCATCGGGGCCAAAGATGGAGCGGTTGCCCAGGCTGCATATGCTGCGACCAAGGCGGCGGTAATGAATTTCTCCCGGGCTCTTTCCAAAGAGTTTGCCCCGTATAATGTGAATGTAAACTCGATTTGTCCAGGAATTGTGGAAACGGAACTCGGTCAGGTTAATTTGGCTGACCCGGAGAAACGGAAAAAATTCATTGCCATGACTCCCAAAGGAAGAATTAGTGTTCCGGAAGATCTGGCAGGAATTGCGATTTTCTTAGCCAGCGATGAATCGGATTTCATTGTAGGTCAAGCCATCAATATCGATGGTGGTATCCTCTACTATTAG
- a CDS encoding L-ribulose-5-phosphate 4-epimerase, with product MLEALKEKVWQANLELQKKGLVLYTWGNASEIVRSEGLVVIKPSGVPYEELRPESMVVVDLEGKVVEGNLRPSVDTKIHLDLYKAFPEIGGVVHTHSTYACAWAQACRDIPCLGGTHADYFFGSIPCTRPLSEEEVERSFEGDTGKVIAERFVNIKPLEIPGVLVAYHGPFTWGKDADEAVFHSVVLEEIARMSWLTLSINPQAVPLSPKMLEKRYFRKHGKDAHYGQRLPH from the coding sequence GTGCTTGAGGCATTGAAAGAAAAGGTGTGGCAAGCAAATCTGGAATTGCAGAAAAAGGGGCTGGTGCTCTATACCTGGGGTAACGCCAGTGAAATCGTGCGGAGCGAGGGGCTGGTGGTGATTAAGCCCAGTGGAGTACCGTATGAAGAGTTACGTCCAGAGTCCATGGTGGTTGTGGACCTTGAGGGAAAAGTTGTGGAGGGAAATTTACGCCCTTCAGTGGATACAAAGATTCACCTTGATCTGTACAAGGCTTTCCCCGAGATTGGTGGTGTGGTCCACACCCATTCTACGTATGCTTGTGCGTGGGCGCAGGCCTGCCGGGATATTCCCTGTCTTGGAGGTACTCATGCTGATTATTTCTTTGGTTCCATCCCCTGTACCCGTCCGCTCTCTGAAGAAGAAGTGGAACGATCCTTTGAAGGGGATACGGGAAAAGTGATTGCAGAACGTTTTGTTAACATTAAACCCCTGGAAATCCCCGGGGTTCTTGTGGCCTATCATGGTCCATTTACCTGGGGGAAGGATGCTGACGAGGCGGTATTCCACAGCGTGGTTCTGGAAGAAATAGCCCGCATGAGCTGGCTGACGCTATCAATCAATCCGCAAGCGGTGCCGCTTTCCCCCAAAATGCTTGAAAAACGGTATTTTCGTAAACACGGTAAGGATGCTCACTATGGGCAGAGGTTACCTCACTAA
- a CDS encoding aldo/keto reductase — translation MEYIVLYGTKIPVIGFGTWDIRGEVGEKAVLSALSLGYRHIDTAEFYDNEERIGSAIRKSGVPREEIFLTTKVWYTHLRWEDVKKSCEESLRKLKTDYVDLYLIHWPTESVPLEETIGAMEKLREEGKIRFLGVSNFDISLLEKALQVASSPVLTNQVECHPYLTQQDLLRYCQEKNVMLTAYSPLARGRLLGDPVLTRIGEKYGKSPNQVALRWLVQRKMVAAIPKAQSIEHQKENLEIFDFALTSEEMEEIGRLDRGEKVASRL, via the coding sequence GTGGAATATATTGTCCTTTATGGAACCAAAATTCCGGTCATTGGTTTTGGTACCTGGGATATACGGGGTGAAGTGGGAGAAAAAGCGGTTTTGAGCGCACTCTCTCTGGGGTACCGTCACATTGATACGGCTGAATTCTATGACAACGAGGAGAGAATAGGTTCTGCCATTCGGAAATCTGGAGTACCCAGGGAGGAGATTTTTTTGACCACCAAAGTCTGGTATACGCATCTCCGTTGGGAGGATGTAAAAAAGTCCTGTGAGGAGAGTTTACGCAAGCTTAAAACCGATTATGTGGATCTCTATCTCATTCACTGGCCGACGGAGAGCGTTCCTTTAGAAGAAACCATTGGAGCGATGGAAAAACTTCGGGAGGAAGGGAAAATCCGTTTTCTGGGAGTCAGTAACTTTGATATCTCGTTACTCGAAAAAGCCCTTCAAGTTGCCTCGTCGCCTGTTCTTACTAACCAGGTGGAATGTCATCCCTATCTGACTCAGCAGGATTTACTCCGTTACTGTCAGGAAAAGAACGTGATGCTCACGGCCTACTCACCTCTGGCTCGGGGAAGACTTCTTGGAGACCCGGTGCTCACGCGTATAGGCGAAAAATATGGAAAATCGCCCAATCAGGTTGCCCTGCGCTGGCTCGTCCAGCGAAAAATGGTGGCAGCCATTCCCAAAGCCCAGAGCATTGAACATCAAAAGGAAAATCTGGAAATTTTTGACTTTGCTTTAACCTCTGAAGAAATGGAAGAGATTGGTCGTTTAGACCGTGGAGAAAAAGTTGCTTCGAGGTTGTAA
- the xylB gene encoding xylulokinase has product MVKQYILGVDLGTSSLKGTLLDLESNEVVTASVELSVSYPDSYSAEQSPQDWWNAFLSLLRKLKEKIGDLNQIAGIGLSGQMLGLVVLDKEGQPLYPAIIWCDQRSFRELEYIKEALGVEKLLEYTANTPLTGYWLPKILWLRNHKPEVLQNAARFLLPKDYLRFRLTGGYVTEVSDASGTLVFDVAHRRWSEEIIQFFALKRIVFPEVVESPEITGYVDEKVAQETGLRSQIPVVGGGGDQSSGGIGLGVIKKGILSCVLGTSGVVMAMTESPKRDYKNRGLHSFCYSIPGTWFLMGCTLAAGGSYQWLLQTMRGVNPNLDYTALNTMAERVPAGSEGVLFLPYLIGERTPHSDPKARGVFWGLSYHHELRHLVRAVIEGVAFSQRESVEILREFGLTGEKMILSGGAARSSLWCQIFADVVGLPMVTTSVDDPASLGAAIIAGVGMNRFSSFEEGCGRYVTMQQVFEPSSANHELYTTLFTQYRQLYQSLKMFNHGFPLLQ; this is encoded by the coding sequence GTGGTAAAACAATACATTCTGGGAGTGGATCTGGGAACTTCTTCCCTTAAGGGGACTCTTCTAGACCTTGAGAGTAACGAGGTGGTGACCGCTTCGGTAGAGTTGTCGGTTTCCTATCCCGATTCCTATTCCGCCGAACAAAGTCCCCAAGATTGGTGGAATGCCTTTTTGTCCCTCTTGCGGAAGTTGAAAGAAAAAATAGGTGACTTGAACCAGATTGCAGGTATCGGTCTTTCGGGACAGATGCTGGGACTCGTGGTGCTGGACAAAGAGGGACAGCCGTTATATCCAGCGATCATCTGGTGTGATCAACGGAGCTTCAGAGAGTTGGAATATATTAAGGAAGCTCTGGGGGTAGAGAAGCTTTTAGAGTACACGGCTAATACCCCGCTTACCGGGTACTGGTTGCCCAAAATCCTCTGGTTAAGGAATCATAAACCCGAAGTGCTCCAAAACGCTGCCAGATTTCTTTTGCCGAAAGACTATCTGCGTTTCCGGTTGACTGGAGGGTACGTGACCGAAGTTTCCGATGCATCGGGAACGCTCGTTTTTGATGTAGCACATCGGAGATGGTCGGAGGAGATTATTCAGTTCTTTGCTCTCAAGCGCATTGTTTTTCCCGAAGTGGTGGAATCACCAGAAATCACGGGGTACGTTGATGAAAAAGTAGCCCAGGAGACGGGCTTGCGTTCGCAAATTCCGGTTGTGGGTGGTGGAGGGGATCAGTCCAGTGGGGGAATTGGTTTAGGGGTGATTAAAAAGGGCATTTTATCGTGTGTTTTGGGGACTTCAGGTGTGGTTATGGCGATGACCGAGAGTCCCAAAAGGGATTATAAGAATCGGGGTTTGCACTCTTTCTGTTATTCTATTCCCGGAACCTGGTTTTTAATGGGGTGCACACTGGCTGCTGGTGGTTCCTATCAGTGGTTGTTGCAGACCATGCGGGGGGTCAACCCCAATCTCGATTATACCGCGCTCAATACCATGGCTGAACGGGTTCCGGCTGGAAGCGAAGGCGTGTTGTTCCTTCCCTATCTCATTGGGGAGCGGACTCCCCATTCCGATCCCAAAGCTCGAGGAGTATTCTGGGGTCTTTCTTATCATCACGAGCTCAGACACTTGGTACGTGCGGTCATAGAAGGGGTCGCGTTCAGCCAGCGAGAATCGGTAGAGATTTTACGTGAGTTCGGCTTAACTGGAGAGAAGATGATTCTTTCGGGTGGAGCGGCTCGAAGCTCGCTTTGGTGTCAGATTTTTGCCGATGTAGTTGGTCTACCGATGGTGACGACCAGTGTCGACGACCCGGCTTCCCTGGGGGCGGCCATTATTGCTGGTGTGGGTATGAACCGTTTTTCTTCCTTTGAGGAAGGTTGTGGCCGGTACGTTACGATGCAGCAAGTTTTCGAACCGTCTTCCGCGAATCACGAACTCTATACCACGCTTTTTACTCAGTACCGGCAACTCTATCAGTCACTGAAGATGTTTAATCACGGTTTCCCACTTTTGCAGTAA